Below is a genomic region from Castanea sativa cultivar Marrone di Chiusa Pesio chromosome 2, ASM4071231v1.
atattcaatttcttattttttgaggTGGATTTACTATTGTTTTTTGCCACATTTGCAGTGAATTTCGTGTTCTTTCTTGTAGCTTTGTTTTAGGTTGAAACATTTTAGTGTTTTGATTCCCCATCACAAATCCTCTCTCTTATGAATCTTGTTTGAATTTAGTTTGGGTTAATATACATTAATCAAGTTTAAGTTAATATTTAGCTATTTTTGGAAGTGAGATTATGAGTTTGGGAAATGCTAATGAATACTTTTAGagtattggttaataattcatttaaagaaagtttttacaggaaaagaaaaaaaaaagtaattaatattttgacagttttttttttcattttttttagaattggtGTAAAAAATTTCCTATAATAGATTGTTAatcaatgccctaagggcactcgttagcatgattctatgagtttatatcaaaacacactCAACTTGGCTATGTATTTATGTCTAGCAATAATTTGAGAAATTGATTATTATAAATTCTATCATTTATGACTTTGatctcattttaattttggtttgttatatatttttgagataccttttctttgttttggaaaTTAGGGATAAAAAGTTCGAATTTTTTGAAGTGATTTTTTGCcctatttgattttaaataGTGTTTTTGTTAGCTTTGGGGTCCTTAAAGTgcttgtttcattttttttattttttatgttttactgAAGAACAAAGTAGGGTAGACTCACAGAGTATACGTACACTAAATCAATTATTACaaagaaagctaaaaacaaaataaaaaataaaaatggagaGCAATAAGATGAGCCGTGAGCAAAAATTCTGGGAAGATAGagaaaaagtattttattttattttattttttttgccttttgttaTTAGGGATATATAATCTCTCTTGACAGATTTCAAGTGATGAGCATTAtattattgatgaaattttctgctattaattgagattttaattttgtgaggattctttattttattttatttttatttggctaAATTATGAATTACACTTTATAACTTTTCCTAAAATTCAATCCAGTTTTTTAACTTCACTTTTGTTCAATTCAGatatctaaaatttaattttcttccaTTCAATTTTCCACTAGTCTCCATCAAAATTGTGCTTTTAGTGACCCTTAAAACAAAgcagttttgattttttttaaaaagtttttataattaaaaaaatatgaaaatttcataaaaatgcatttaaaaaataatattaattttattttcaaatctttgaagaattgaaaaaaatactgggaaatttatttataagaagTAGCAAAAATTCAAGCAGCTCATCTTTGAAATTCAACCCAGATCCAAGCCATGGGTTCTTGAGAGAGATGTGGGTTGAGTCGGTGGACTGTATCTCTTTCGCCCATCCATGGGTTCTTAACAATTTATTAGTTTCTCATCACTAATAACAAAACCAACATAATCACACAAAAATAAGGTAATGGGAATcactaaaatttttcataatccCACTAGTAGTTGTTTTCTGtataaaatagttttgaaatatcaattaatttcagacaaattaaataataaatctcactttTATATCCCTTAAGATATACTCCAATGTaatcttaagagaaaaaaaaaaaaccatacacAATGAAAtagattaaattataatttacatcCTTCATgttattggtaattttgattaAGCTCCTTAAAGTTTAAGAATTTAGATTTGTACCCCATACCTTATATATCATTTAGATTGAAGTTCTTCTCTTTATATGTCATGTtggaatatttttatataaaataaaatattttgattaatatTTGATTTAAGTGATTTAATATtgattcattttaattaattgggTTTAACCATTGCCTTAATTGGCTGGTTAATGTCAAACGATTTTTGTAAGGTGCACAACTATTTTGTTACCGTTGTGTATTTTgtttccagtttttttttttttttagaatcaatacCAAAAGTTTTATTAACTATGGTTGTGAAAATCAGCCTGAGGTATATCTGCAATCTTTGGTGGTTTATCTTTCATCCAGATtcgtaaaaaagaaaaaattttgaaaaaaaattgctcGTCTCGCAAGCGAGTGAACTACAATATTCCAGTGCATGAGAATACGATAGGATAGGGAAATGAGAGGCTAGATACCGTATATCGTTTACAATATAACCCAATTGTGAAAGACTATGAGAGTTTGTTTTTAGAGCAATTATAAGAACCTCTGAGTCACCTCTAAAACTCCTTTATTGAGACCTGTTTCAAGTGCCAACTCCATTTCTCGTCTTGCTGTCAAAGCCTCCACTTCTATGGCTGTAGTGGGGAGGGTGATTCGCTGCGACAGAGACACCATAACCTGCCCCTCACTGTTGAGGATTATCACCCCAATTCCTGCATAATTCTCTGCCTCGAAGAGAGCTCCATCGAAGTTAATTTTGTATTGCAAGTGCTTTGGTGGCTGCCACTAAGTTGGAGGTCTCCCCACAGGTAATACCGTGGAGGTATTATGCAGCGAAAAGTCTCGTAGTCTGCTGCGGGCTCGATGTATGAGTTGTGCGAGAGTGTCATAGCTCTTGCCTAACCTTAactcatttcttctcttccacAGAGCCCACACCACCATAGCAAACAACTCAGGATCTCTGTTTTCCGCCAAAAGACAACCTATGAGGTCATGAAAGTTGTCGTTTGCCGTAGACTGTACTGATTCCATGCTGGTACCGTGAGCCAAAGTTCCTCCAATTTCGGGCAGAGATAGAGAGCATGGAGAGAATCTTCATGCTGCGATTGGAAGTGATCACAGTAATCCGTAGTGATGATTTTTCGTCTCAGTAAATTTTGCTTCGTGGGAAGGGATTTTTTTGCAGCTTGCCATACCAGATTTTTTACTTTGCTTGGTACCTTAAGATTCCATATACCTTGCCACAGTGGTTTGAGCAAATGAGTGTCGAACTGTCCAGGTTGCTGATTTTGGTTCTCCATCTGCAGAAAGCGGTATCCAGTTTTGATAGTATATGCACCAGTGGCATTGTGAGGCCAGATTAGTTCATCGGGTTGGTCCGTATGGCAGAGAGGCATGTTTTTCACCATTGTTGCCTCGAAACTCAGTAGTGTTTTATCTATCAATTCTGTCTTCCAACCCCTGCGTTCTTCATCAATGAATCATCTTAGTTAGTTGTGATTTGTGATGGACAAAGTTTGTCAGCAAGTTTACAAACTAAGCTGAtatggatgtgaattttgacaagtAGCATAGTTTGATTACTCtctgcaaaatttttaaaagattaaaaataatagatatgtcatcaatcaagtgtgtgtttggctctGACTTAAAAAgccagtttattttactatttgttattatttatggccacattgcactttttagtattattcatgggtccaactgtactatttcagctaacttttacttttatctataatactttcaacaaaaagttttcaccttcaacaaaataagcggatccaaACAGACTCCAAATGttttaatttcaactttttgtagtctaaaattatgtataaaaaataagtttatgaatctAACAATAAATGACATTCAATTAGTACCAAATTTGACATATAtgttacaaatataaataatatatatttaactattaaaattttaaaatatgtgacgatgttaacttattattttttttaaaaagtaagaaGTATAATTTTAAGCTACAACTAACTACTTGTGCTTAAGGGTGTTTGCGGTACGGTTTTGTTTTGGGCCATTTTTAGCATCACACTTTGCGGTGCAGTTTAGCTAAAACCATAACTACACCGCACcttatttttgcggtcacatgtaCAGTGCAGTGTGGTGCGGTGTGGTTTAAAGTTAAGCCAAAACAATAACCACACCGCATCTCATTTTTGCGATCACATATGCGGTGCAATGTATGAGATGCggtttgaatgatttgaagttggtatatttttcaaattttaggttttttctaCCCAgctcaaaactaatttttctctttgttttggtcaaagttttaaactattgagctagtttttatttttttaaaactagggttattaaacttttaataatatatttaatattaaaaataattaaatatattaatatataaataagtgcggtgtggtgcggtttaagtggtttttttattataaaatcgCAAACTGCACTGCACCATGTAGGGCTGTAAACATGCCAAGTTTTGTTGAGTAGTAAATGTTCAAGCTCGGCTCGACAGCAAAAGTAGAATGTTTAAGTTTGGCTTGAGTTTGATACGAGCCTACAAATAATGTTCAAGCTTGAGTTtgttataaagtataaaaacttGAGCTCAGCTTAGCTTGGCTTGACTCATTGGTTAAGCCAAGCTCGAGCTCAATATCAGtccaaactcaaactcaatatcatgtttttgagcttgagatccaacacaagtatattatcaagcctatatcaagtttattatctaacttatttggtttggatgagtgatctcaacttataattaattaaagtcttaGAAAGATATGAGTTTACTTGTCAAGatgatattaattttattaccaaactcataaataagcCTTGACTCAACttattttgttacttttgtattGAGTCTTGGTGTTCACAagtttgttcatgaacaatattttttacttggGCTCAGCTCATTTATTGAACAAGCCTAAAACCAAAGTTTAAGCTTggcttgtttataaacaaacaaacataaacgaGTTTTTTATCAAGCTAAGCCTGAGCTGTTTATGAACGGCTTGGTTCATTTATAGTCCTAGCACCATATAATGTGGTGCAATGAGGTGTACTATTACTTTACGGTGCGGTACGATTATACCATTTTACAAATAATtttggtacaattttttcaatttatgcTGTTTATACAGTTTGGTGAACGCCCTACTTCTACCGCTGCTAATCTTAAATCATACTAAAAAGTAAAGAAGAGTACTTGAAAAGAGAGgcatattatattttaattaagaaCTACCTCCTGTCAAAAGCAAAGAGCAAAAGCAATAATGGCATCTCCACTTTACAAGAACCATTTTACTTCTCTTCTGCTTTTTGGTTGCTTCTCATTTTTGCCCATAAGCCTTGcctaatatatattattattccTTGCAAACCTTTTCatctcttgaaaaaaaaaaaaaaaaaatcaaacaagctCCTTCCGCTCTGACATCATGAAAGTTTTTTCACTGGgtatgtctttctttctttccgttaatttttttaaaaaaaataatttttgggtgCTCTTCAAGCTGGAAAGCCAAAAAATGGATGGAGTGTTATTCTAATTTTATCTTTCTGAATATAGTTTGTTGGGCGAAGTGTGTGATCATATATTTTGGCCAGTTATCAATTGACATTTGTTTCATAGTATATGGGTGTATTTTCTTGTGATTGATTGACAAGATTCAGGTTGGATTGGATTGTTTACGTACATGCACATATATGTTCACTTTTTATAAAGATGAAGAACAATTCATTTTTACCATATCTTTTGGTGGTTGCTTGATAGCTTATATACTATAATAAATAGTATGGTGTTGGAAGAAACataaaaggagaaaatgatTCTCAAATTTGCTCAAAAAATTCTCTTTGGTGTATTTTCCTTTCTGACATCCAAATAGAGGGTTGGGTTCTATGGATTTATTTAAAACTGGAGTAACTGAGTGTTAATGTTGAGATCAAGAGACATATTTCAGAGTTATTGACTCTGGAAAATACATGGAAGTGGCTATGTATGTATTCTAAATCATGTACAGTGGATGATTCATAAATCTGGGTGGTCCGTATCCGTATGTGGCAGTCTAATAGTCTACCAACTATGGCTATGATTTCATATTTGGAATGctcatcaataaaataaaaagcaaattaTATGTTAGTAAATGATGAAGTGAATTAGCAGCTCAGATTGCTGGTTCAGTGGAGAATCTTAAAAGTTGGCATTTGAGCTTGCGATACATGATATAGATATTCATAATAAGATTTGGGAACTTAAGACCATCATTGTGATATCCTGGATTGTATGAATTTGGATTGTGAAGGCTTACGCATGTTTATGTTGAGTCTCACATCGGGTGCATACTATTACTAGGTTGATATGGGTTATATAAGCAACTGCAGGGTAGTGGACTGCAGGGTTATATAAGAGATTCATATGAAAGTTTGTGTTGAagtaagtttctcattaatcaTTGCTCAACATAGGGTAGTGGTGTCAAATTGTAATGTTGATGAATGGGTAGAAAAGCTGTGAAGCTATATTCTCTTGAAGATAAAACCATCCTCTGTCAAAAAATGTGTTCTTTGACAAAGAGTCTCCAGTGTCTCTAGGTCATTCTGTTGGCTTGCAAATTCATGATTATCGACCCATTGAGTTAGGTTTAATCTATATGCAGATCTAATAGGAGCTGCAAGAGCCTTACTGTTTTAGTCTGGGCTAATTCCCTTTATGGACCCAGTAAAGGGGACATGCCTCTTTGGTGTAGTATGGACTTTGACTTTTAACTTGAAGTTTTCTACtagctattttttaaaaaggtcaaTAGGAATGTCTATAAGTCAGTAAGTGTCTCATTGAATATATTTGGAAgataaaaataatctttatgTACAAGCACACAGAGAATAGCAGAGAGTTGTGTactaaactattttttatttctcaataTTTACTTAATTGCATTTGATTGACACATATTATCAACAAATATGATAGGTCTCCTAACATATAGTTCTTTCCTTTAACAACACGACACTCATCAGCTGAATTGATAAAGAAATGCATTCAGGTAATTCTCTTACCCAATTGTTCTTTTCTTGATagacttctccctctctctttgcATTACACACGCGTGTGTGTGTGGATAAAAAGTTTTACTTTTCGGCAAAAATGTACGTTATTTACTTCTAAGATCAAAATTCTTCTAACTACACAATCATCAGCAACATACCACCACACCCTCACTGTTGCTATCACCTCAATGATAATTTTGCCAAGAGTAAAATTATTAACTCCATCAGCATAATAACCAACATCTCTTTGCTTCCAGTGTAAGTACTCTCCACTTATCACACACATGCTTTGTGACTGCTGCTAAAACTGGCactgaacacacacacacacacacacgcacaagTTCCATGTCTTCTGTTTCACGACTTGCCTCGGCATCACTACTGcaattggcacaaaattatCATTAGCATCATGACTGCTACTGGTGCCACACGATTGTCATCAGCTTCATAGGCTTTGCAATCTCCAATCCACAGTGACATTCCATAAATGATTGCGTTGCCAGACCATGCTGCTGAGATCATAAAGTCAGAATGAATAATCTGTCATCATTTTCATTCTTGATGTCAAATGTGTGATTTTTGAATGTCATATGGCCATATATGTGATACATCTGATAATGTAGCTGGTGGAACAATTAAGATGTAAGATATGCAGACATGAGCAGTGTCTCATCTTATTTGTGAGCTTTAAATTGATTCCTCCTGCTTGTGTCTCATCTAAAGGCACATCTCAGCCCTGCCCTTCTCTGAAGTCTTTGTCCAAAAAAGTAGGAAGCATGCTTTGCCGTGGTAGTTCAACAAGCAAGTATAAGAGGTTGGATGCAaagcttgaaaagaaaatggttgAGGCAAAGAGAGGTTCATCAGgatatcaaaatttcaagtcaATTAACagtataattttgaaattccCTCAGTTCAGAGAGGGATTGAAAAACATAGGATCTGTATTTGAGCAGTATGGTGAGTTTCAAGAGGGTTGTTTTCTCAACCTCTAAGCCTTTCCCCCTTTCAAGTTATGAACATTAACTTTTATtgtaaatctctctctctctctcatagatGAGGACTCTAATGGAACTATTGACCGAGAGGAACTAAAGAAATGCTTACAGAAATTGCAACTCCATCTGACAGAGGAGGAGGTTGAGGATCTTTTCCATTCATGTGACATTGATGGTAGTGAAGGGATACAATTCAATGAGTTTATTGTCCTTCTCTGTCTAATCTATCTCCTGAAGGAGCCTTCTTCCAATCATACTGTACTCA
It encodes:
- the LOC142624514 gene encoding putative calcium-binding protein CML22 isoform X1, translated to MKVFSLGTSQPCPSLKSLSKKVGSMLCRGSSTSKYKRLDAKLEKKMVEAKRGSSGYQNFKSINSIILKFPQFREGLKNIGSVFEQYDEDSNGTIDREELKKCLQKLQLHLTEEEVEDLFHSCDIDGSEGIQFNEFIVLLCLIYLLKEPSSNHTTSRLGSPQLEATFDTIIEVFMFLDKNGNGKLNKKDMVKALNETSPWEKSPSHITKSRFKEMDWDKNGKVSFREFLFAFINWVGIDMDEDMPLDRNLKK
- the LOC142624514 gene encoding putative calcium-binding protein CML22 isoform X2 codes for the protein MHSGTSQPCPSLKSLSKKVGSMLCRGSSTSKYKRLDAKLEKKMVEAKRGSSGYQNFKSINSIILKFPQFREGLKNIGSVFEQYDEDSNGTIDREELKKCLQKLQLHLTEEEVEDLFHSCDIDGSEGIQFNEFIVLLCLIYLLKEPSSNHTTSRLGSPQLEATFDTIIEVFMFLDKNGNGKLNKKDMVKALNETSPWEKSPSHITKSRFKEMDWDKNGKVSFREFLFAFINWVGIDMDEDMPLDRNLKK